A single Lynx canadensis isolate LIC74 chromosome D2, mLynCan4.pri.v2, whole genome shotgun sequence DNA region contains:
- the LOC115527285 gene encoding LOW QUALITY PROTEIN: uncharacterized protein LOC115527285 (The sequence of the model RefSeq protein was modified relative to this genomic sequence to represent the inferred CDS: inserted 3 bases in 3 codons; deleted 1 base in 1 codon; substituted 2 bases at 2 genomic stop codons) translates to DSVLFTHQPTWDDCQQLLQVLFTTEERERILNGARKLVLGADGNPTTNQAQIDASFPLTQPQWDFNTAEGKERLRVYRQTLMGGLRMAARKPTNLAKVGNVQQGKDESLAAFLEWIMETFRTYTPMDPEAPESKAAVIMAFVNQSAVDIRRKLQKIDRLGEKSLQDLLVVAEKVYNNWEPPEDKQARAMAAASSKQTRDLARILLTAISSSWQTTQEKVKEPPRGGKQRLQKDQCAYCKEIGHWARDCPKRAGGKGSKIDRVKVLELDELSDXGSRGSDPLPEPRVTLKVEGTPVDFLVDTRAQRSVLRTPQGKLASKKSWVQGATGMSQYSWTTQRTVDLGMGQXSSFMVIPECPYPLLGRDLLTKIGAQITFRQGGPQVTDGKGHPIQVLTMKLEDEYLLHQEALPRENNIDRWLQEFPSVWAETGGMGLAAHRTPVLVELKPGESPVRIKQYPMSQEAWKGIQPHIQRLRSLGVLVPCQSAWNTPLLPVKKPHTNDYRPVQDLREVNKRVADIHPTVPNPYTLLSSLAPSRVXYTVLDLKDAFFSLPLAPQSQPLFAFKWHDPEEGYSGQLTWTRLPQGFKNSPTIFDEALHEDLGEYRREHPGLTLLQYVDDILIAADMAKDCERGTQDLLATLGALGYRASAKKAQICRERVSYLGYILEGGQRRLSEARKETVLKILTPTSRREVREFLASAGYCRLWVPGFAEIASPLYKATKEGKTFKWTEKEETAFNQLKKALLSAPALGLPEITKPFHLFVDDHKGIAKGVLAQALGPWNRPVAYXKKLDPVAAGWPPCLRIIAATALLVKDADKLTLGQEIWITTPHAIEGVLKQPPDRWMSNTRVAHYQSLLLNPPRVQFHPSAALNPATLLPDPDLGAPLHDCAGILEQVHGFQTDLTDWSLPNAEATWFTDGSSFVRDGHRYAGAAVVTETDTVWAEALPSGTSAQRAELIALTKALILGAGKRLNIYTDSRYAFATAHIHGAIYQERGLLTAEGQKNKQEILNLLTALWLPAKLAIVHCQGHQEADNPVARGNRKADQAAKAVALTPVPTMTIKLPDPGDPVLPDQPKYSQEELQQIKKLPMAQEIKGWWYTPNKELVLPDQLGVSILEHMHWSTHMGARKLKDLIRHAGIKIHQQDTKIEQVVSACKTCQVTNVRATSNKKGTRLRGTRPGAQWEVDFTEVKPGKYGFKYLLVFTDTYSGWVEAYPTKHETAQTVAKKXTRRHLTQVW, encoded by the exons gactctgttctttttacccatcagcccacgtgggacgattgccagcagcttttgcaggtcctgttcacgactgaagaaagagaaagaatcctcaatgggGCCCGAAAACTAGTTCTGGGCGCAGacgggaatcccaccaccaaccaggctcagatagatgcctccttccccttaactcagccccagtgggatttcaacacggcagaaggtaaggagaggctccgggtctaccgccagactctaatg gggggtctccgaatggctgctagaaagccaaccaatttggccaaggtaggaaatgtacaacagggaaaagatgaatctctGGCTGCCTTTTTAGAATGGATCATGGAGACATTCCGTACctatacccccatggatccagaggctccggaaagcaaggcagctgttatcatggcctttgtaaaccaatcggccgtagacattaggagaaaattacagaaaatagatagactaggagaaaaaagtctgcaggacttactggtggtagccgaaaaggtatataataactgggagcctcctgaggacaagcaggctcgcgccatggcggctgccagcagtaagcagactcgagacctggccagaatactacta ACCGCCATCTCCAGCAGCTGGCAGACGACGCAAGAAAAGGTAAAAGAACCACCaaggggggggaagcagaggctgcagaaggatcagtgcgcatactgcaaggagatagggcattgggcCCGAGATTGTCCAAAAAGGGCcggcgggaagggaagcaagattgatcgagtaaaagtcctagagctagatgaactaAGTGATTAGGGAAGTCGGGGTTCGGACCCTCTCCCCGaacccagggtaactcttaaagtggaggggacccctgttGATTTCCTTGTCGACACCAGAGCACAACGTTCGGTCCTCcgcaccccacaaggaaaactagctagcaagaagtcctgggtacaaggggcaactggtatgagccagtattcatggactacccAAAGAACAGTAGATTTGGGAATGGGCC TATcctcctttatggtaataccagaatgcccctacccgctgttaggacgggacttactgaccaagattggagctcagataactttcagacaaggggggcctcaggtcaccgatggcaagggccaccccatccaagtcctgaccatgaaactggaggatgaatacctcctccaccaggaggcgctcCCGAGAGAGaataatatagacagatggctacaagaattcccctcggtttgggcagagacggggggaATGGGACTAGCCGCTCACAGGACCCCAgtcctggtagagctcaagccaggagagagtccggtaaggatcaaacaataccccatgtctcaggaggcctGGAAagggatccagccacacatccagagactacgaagcctaggggtactagttccttgccagtctgcctggaacaccccctTACTGCcggtcaaaaagcctcacacaaatgactaccgaccagtacaagacctccgggaagtaaataagagggtcgcggacatacacccaactgttccgaacccatatactctcttgagctccttaGCGCCCTCCAGGGTCTGAtatactgtactagatttaaaggacgccttcttcagtctgccgctggcaccccagagccaacccttgttcgCCTTCAAGTGGCATGATCcggaggagggctacagtgggcaactcacctggacacggctacctcagggattcaaaaattcacccaccatctttgacgaggcactacacgaggacctgggtgagtacagaagggagcaccctggcctcacccttctacagtacgtagatgacatcctgattgctgccgacatggccaaagactgtgagcgagggacccaggacctgctggctaccctgggggcctTAGGGTACCGGGCATCCGcgaagaaggctcagatatgcagggagagggtaagttacctgggatatatcctggagggcGGACAGCGGCGGTTATCagaagccagaaaagaaactgtcctaaagatccTTACTCCCACCTCCcgaagagaagtgagggaattccTAGCATCAGCCGGCTACTGCCGTctctgggttccaggttttgCTGAGATCGCCAGTCCCCTATATAaagctaccaaagaggggaaaacatttaaatggactgaaaaagaagaaactgcctttaatcagttaaaaaaggccctcctaagtgccccagccctgggcctaccaGAAATTACGaagcccttccacctctttgtagacgaccataagggaatagcaaaaggggttctagctcaagccttaggcccctggaacCGCCCAGTGGCTT CTAAGAAACTAGACCCAGTGGCTGCCGGGTGGCCAccatgcctaagaattattgcagcgacagcactcctagtcaaggatgcagacaaactgaccctaggacaggagatctggatcacgaccccacacgccattgaaggggtcctgaaacagcctcctgaTAGATGGATGAGCAACACACGTGTGGctcattaccagagcctcctactcaaccctccaAGAGTGCagttccaccccagtgcagccctcaatcctgcaaccctgctgcccgACCCTGACCTAGGTGCTCCACTACATGATTGTGCGGGAATCCTGGAACAAGTACATGGATTCCAGACGGACCTGACAGACTGGTCCCTCCCCAATGCCgaggctacttggttcactgatggcagcagctttgtgcgAGACGGACACAGGTATGCGGGTGCAGCGGTGGTCACTGAAACAGACACCGTATGGGCAGAGGCTCTACCTTCCGGAACGTCAGCCCAGCGAGCAGAGCTCATAGCCCTCACCAAGGCGCTGATTCTGGGAGCTGGAAAACGGCTTAACATCTACACAGACAGCCGTTATGCATTTGCCACAGCTCATATTCATGGGGCAATTTATCAGGAGAGGGGGTTACTGACGGcagaaggacagaaaaataagCAGGAGATACTTAACCTGCTTACGGCCTTATGGCTTCCTGCCAAGCTAGCCATTGTCCACTGCCAAGGGCACCAAGAAGCTGATAACCCAGTAGCTAGAGGTAATCGAAAGGCTGACCAGGCAGCCAAGGCAGTAGCCCTTACTCCAGTCCCCACCATGACCATAAAACTACCGGACCCaggagacccagttttaccagaccagcccaaatactcccaggaggagttacagcAGATCAAGAAACTCCCtatggcccaggagataaagggatggtggtatacacctaacaaggagctcgtgTTGCCAGACCAGCTCGGAGTCTCAATATTAGAGCACATGCATTGGTCTACTCACATGGGGGcccgaaaattaaaagacttaatccgacatgccggaatcaagattcaccaacaggaca